One region of Cydia pomonella isolate Wapato2018A chromosome 9, ilCydPomo1, whole genome shotgun sequence genomic DNA includes:
- the LOC133520969 gene encoding integrin beta-1-like has translation MHIFTTTVLLVSLCIIESADSSARTITGIDQREVCKIKKSCVSCLRLVHCSWCQKEEKCFSKELEPEKCSETNEYTDYGFSLQENAICSCKQETDEAQEQNCFPEGADEDTTPPCSGRGACVCGRCICETYENSTKMVMGDYCEFDNFSCDGPECNEGPYAFAQDTDNEES, from the exons ATGCACATTTTTACTACCACCGTGTTGCTCGTGAGTCTATGCATAATAGAAAGTGCCGATAGTAGTGCCAGAACCATCACAGGAATCGACCAAAGAGAagtgtgtaaaataaaaaaatcgtgtgTAAGTTGTTTACGCTTGGTACATTGCTCCTGGTGCCAAAAAGAGGAAAAGTGTTTCTCAAAGGAGTTAGAGCCAGAAAAATGCAGCGAGACAAATGAATATACGGATTACGGAT TCAGTCTGCAAGAAAACGCAATTTGTAGTTGCAAGCAGGAAACAGATGAAGCCCAAGAACAGAACTGCTTCCCAGAAGGGGCGGACGAAGACACAACGCCGCCATGCAGCGGCCGCGGCGCGTGCGTGTGCGGCCGGTGCATCTGCGAAACCTATGAAAATTCCACCAAG ATGGTAATGGGCGATTATTGTGAATTCGATAACTTCTCCTGTGACGGCCCAGAGTGCAACGAAGGTCCTTATGCTTTTGCGCAAGATACGGACAATGAAGAATCGTAA
- the LOC133521303 gene encoding tyrosine decarboxylase-like, producing the protein MDTEEFRVRGKEMVDYICTYMTTLRKRRVTPSVEPGYLRAALPAEAPQHPEDWDTVMDDVEKKIMPGVTHWQHPRFHAYFPSGNAYPSILGDMLSAGIGCIGFSWAASPACTELEIIMLDWMGKAIGLPPAFLALEQGSKGGGVIEGSASECVLVSMLAARANGIKRLKHQFPNVDEGLLLSKLIAYCSKEAHSCVEKAAMICFVKLRILQPDEHGSLRGETLKQAMEEDEEAGRVPFFVSLTLGTTSCCSYDDLPGIGPIVRKYPCVWLHVDAAYAGAAFLCQEHKHHLAGVEYADSFNTNTNKLMLTNFDCSLLWVTNRYLLTSALVVDPLYLQHCYDHTAIDYRHWGIPLSRRFRSLKLWFMLRSYGISGLQRYVRRHCELAKYFEQLVRKDDRFEVCNKVTLGLVCFRLVSGGETPSEQDEINKKLLTTMNASGKIHMVPANVRDRFVIRFCVVAQHATREDIETAWDIITDFATELLEGPDKERDLNEERARRHRAALAHKRSFFVRMVSDPKIYNPAINKTPPPVPATPGSPPPAPAPQTPDTPCNDGVQLEPPTPKQASWISWPLAFFFQSVDHDANDLPLRFRHLDTMVRLKSPGAAGRRGSSPGASPERRAPSPAH; encoded by the exons ATGGATACGGAAGAGTTCAGGGTTCGGGGGAAGGAGATGGTGGATTACATCTGCACGTATATGACGACGCTGCGTAAGCGCCGCGTGACGCCGTCGGTGGAGCCGGGCTACCTgcgcgccgcgctgcccgccgAAGCTCCTCAGCACCCTGAGGACTGGGATACGGTTATGGACGACGTGGAGAAGAAGATCATGCCCGGCGTCACGCACTGGCAGCATCCGCGCTTCCACGCCTACTTTCCTTCGGGCAACGCGTATCCGTCTATCTTGGGCGATATGCTGTCTGCTGGCATCGGATGCATTGGATTCTCATGG GCGGCCAGCCCAGCCTGCACAGAGCTGGAAATCATTATGCTGGATTGGATGG GTAAAGCAATCGGTCTGCCGCCGGCGTTCCTCGCACTCGAGCAAGGGAGTAAAGGCGGCGGCGTTATTGAG GGTTCAGCGAGCGAATGCGTGCTAGTATCCATGCTCGCCGCCCGCGCCAACGGCATCAAGCGCCTCAAACACCAGTTCCCCAACGTAGACGAAGGCCTTCTGCTCTCCAAGCTTATCGCCTATTGCTCCAAGGAGGCCCACTCCTGCGTCGAGAAGGCCGCCATGATCTGCTTCGTCAAACTACGCATTTTACAGCCCGATGAGCACGGCTCGCTGAGGGGCGAGACACTTAAGCAG GCGATGGAAGAAGACGAAGAGGCCGGTCGCGTGCCTTTTTTCGTATCCCTGACGCTGGGCACGACCTCGTGCTGCTCGTACGACGACCTGCCCGGGATCGGCCCCATCGTGCGCAAGTACCCCTGTGTGTGGCTGCATGTCGACGCGGCCTACGCTGGCGCCGCGTTCCTCTGTCAGGAGCACAAGCACCACCTGGCCGGAGTCGAGTACGCGGATAGCTTCAACACCAACACTAACAAGCTCATGCTTACTAACTTCGACTGTTCACTGCTGTGGGTTACCAACAG GTACCTGCTAACATCAGCGTTAGTAGTGGACCCACTGTACCTCCAGCACTGCTACGACCACACTGCCATCGACTACCGCCACTGGGGCATCCCGCTGAGCCGGCGCTTCCGCTCGCTCAAGCTGTGGTTCATGCTGCGCAGCTACGGCATCAGCGGCCTGCAGCGCTACGTGCGCCGCCACTGCGAGTTGGCCAAGTACTTCGAGCAACTCGTTAGAAAAGACGACCGGTTCGAGGTCTGCAACAAAGTGACG ctGGGTCTCGTATGCTTCCGACTAGTGAGCGGCGGCGAGACTCCCTCGGAGCAAGACGAGATCAACAAGAAACTCCTTACCACAATGAACGCGTCCGGAAAAATCCACATGGTGCCTGCGAATGTGCGCGATCGCTTCGTCATCCGTTTCTGTGTTGTGGCGCAACACGCTACGCGCGAAGATAtcg aaaCTGCGTGGGATATAATAACGGACTTCGCAACAGAACTTCTCGAAGGACCGGATAAAGAAAGG GATCTCAACGAGGAGCGCGCTCGACGGCACCGCGCTGCACTCGCCCACAAGCGCTCGTTCTTCGTGCGTATGGTCAGCGACCCAAAGATCTACAATCCGGCCATCAACAAGACCCCGCCGCCCGTGCCCGCCACGCCGGGGTCGCCGccccccgcgcccgcgccgcagaCCCCCGACACGCCGTGCAACGACGGCGTGCAGCTTGAGCCGCCCACGCC GAAACAAGCATCCTGGATCAGCTGGCCGCTGGCGTTCTTCTTCCAGAGCGTTGACCACGACGCAAACGATTTACCATTAAG